TAATGAGACATGAGACTAATTTAGACAATTTATGTCTAAGAAgcataaaaattataatgagGGCAAATAAACACGAGACAAAAGGAGAAAAACTAATGTGTTCTTATTTACAAAAAGACAGCAAGGAAGCAGGCAGCAACACATACAAAATGAACaaaaagctttaaaaaaaatctaagtaAATCCCATCATCATGTCATTGCCTAAGCTCTTGATCACTTCTGGTATCTTCATCACatccttcatcttctccttctcttttcccttctctcctctttctttctcttcctcctccCCCCTCGGATCCATCGGCTCCGAGGGAGCAACCGATGCTGACGGCAAAATTACCGCCTCACACTGAGCATCCAAAATCTTCCTTAACCTCTCTTCACTAACACCAAATGCAGCTGCAAATTCAGGTCCTCTCATGCTCTGAAGTATCGAATTCTGACCCACCAAGAACTGTGGCATGTTCTTCCTTGCTGTCGTCGTGAATCCAAAGAACTCGAACGGTCCTGTTCTTGATGCAATTTGACAGAAGGGGAAGTACCTTGGCACCCAGAATACATCTCCTTCGTTTACTATAGCATTCATTGCTAATGTCCCGTTTGGATACACGATTTGGATGCTGCCACTTCCTCTCAACACTATTCCATACTCTGTTGCTGTTGGATTAATGTGTGGTGCCATCATAGCTCCCTACATGTAAAAACATAGTAGTACTATNGAAGTAAAAAAAACATCATATACAAACATGATCGATGCTATAAGTAGAATAAATggaaaaatgtttgaaatatatttgaactttgatCGAAGTGTTGCTGTTACAATATCGAATTTTGGAaaagaccttttaccccctgcacttatttaatagtgtattttaaaggtatatatgtgcccacgtagacatcataaatattgcatcattataaacagaggcgtatccaggattttgGAATGATGGGTGCACAGTGCACTATTGTGAAAAGGTGAATCTAATTGGCTTGACACTTAGTTTCGTATCGTTGAAAacagttaaaattttaaatctataggtccaaaattgaaatgattaattaattataacgcCAAAAATGCTACCAATAATAACTTAGAGAggtgttatctaattttaaaaagaaaaatagtacaagataaacataaaattcaaatttctaatgtcactgagaggtgcacccaattATCATTccattatatgatacttcgaTTGTGAGTTCACACAcctatatttaacaaaaaatttaaaaatataacactactatatatgatttcaggaggggagcatgggttcacgtgaacccggtgaccccctcCTGCATACGCCTCTGTATAGGTGTGACAATTTTCGCAAGGAAAGAATTCAGTTGCATTCCCTTCATGCAACTTAGACTCCACCATAGGTTATAGCGGATCAAgttcagtttagtgatcacaaACTGTGGTGGATGCTTAGTACGGATGCTGTAGTGGATAAAATTCAGTGATCACAGGCGCTAAAGTGGATAAAGTTTAGTTTAGTGATCACAGGCGCTATAGTGGATAAAGTTCAGTGATCACACACAATATTAACCCCCTACGAGAACAATAAACATGGATCAAACATCATATTTTATAAGAATGGTGTATGTTGTAGGTGAGTTACCGCTGAAAGATTGACGAGGTAGACGCCGATGTCAGAGTGTTTCAATGGAGAATACTCAGATTGATCCAAGGCCAAGCTCCATCCATAATCATTCTTGTAATCTGGCTTCCTATCGAACAGGTTGTAGGAATCTGGACCTTTGCCGCTGCCTCTACGTCCTTCATCGcctttcttccttttattt
This sequence is a window from Solanum stenotomum isolate F172 unplaced genomic scaffold, ASM1918654v1 scaffold17211, whole genome shotgun sequence. Protein-coding genes within it:
- the LOC125850456 gene encoding vicilin-like seed storage protein At2g28490; this encodes MNNLLGHEGNKRKKGDEGRRGSGKGPDSYNLFDRKPDYKNDYGWSLALDQSEYSPLKHSDIGVYLVNLSAGAMMAPHINPTATEYGIVLRGSGSIQIVYPNGTLAMNAIVNEGDVFWVPRYFPFCQIASRTGPFEFFGFTTTARKNMPQFLVGQNSILQSMRGPEFAAAFGVSEERLRKILDAQCEAVILPSASVAPSEPMDPRGEEEEKERGEKGKEKEKMKDVMKIPEVIKSLGNDMMMGFT